DNA from Mesorhizobium loti R88b:
GATCGGCGCGGGCTTTTTCATTGGCCGCATCGACCGTTTCCACCGGGGTGTTGGCGCTGTCCATCGCAGCGATGGCCGCAATCGCCTTGTCGCGCGCGGCGATATAATCATCCTCGGGCGCGGCGGCGAAAGCCGTGGTGCTCGCGAGTGCAAACATGACCGTCCAGACCAACCGCATGACAGAACCTTTCTTCGTGGCGATCAACAGGCAAGGCAGCCATCGGGCAGCTTTGCGGCTATTGCGCGGCAGGAAACGCCGAAGCGAAACATCCTGATCGGGGAGGCAGGCCAAGCGTCGCCATTAACCATCGATTAACTATCCATTCGCCTTTGAATCAAATCTGACGGATACTGTTTCCTGGCCAGACGAGGTTGCCCAAGAGGCCGGAGAAGACAGCAATCATCAGTCCTGTGCCGTTCAGTTCGCGCAGGGTCTGAACTCAAAAAAGAAGCGACGGACCACCGTCGCCTTTACGGGGAGGCGTCAGCATCATTTTTGATGTGGAGCGCCAGAATGAAGATCGAAGACGCAGTTATGGCCGCGACAGCCGACGCCAACGCGCTGCTGTCATGCCTGGGACAGCCCGTCGTCGCCTACCACGTTACGGAGATCATGCGAGAGGCCGACCGGGAATACGCAAGGCTGATGCAGCTTGCCCTGATGCAACGAAGCATCGAGGCGCTGGTCGATGACGGGCTGGAGGATGCGGTGGCGGAGCGGTTTGCGGCGCAGTTCGGTGGACGGGTTGGTTCGGCCTGGAGGCTGCTGCACGCTGCGGATGGCGTGGCGCATTGAGTTTGTGCAAGTGGACACATGGCGGCAATGCGCCTTATGTCGGCCGTTGAAGTCAGCTTTTCTATCTTCCGCAAGCAGTCATCCAGTGTGATTGCTGGATCGGCATTTGCTCTAGAGGCGGACTTTGGACGATTGTCGGAGACAGGTCGGACTCACCTATCCCGTCGCTTTTGGCGCGGCGAAATAAGTTACCACCAGCGTCAGCAGGGTCAGGATCCCGGCAACGACGCTGGCTGCTGTAAAGCCACCAGCGTAGAGGGCGGCGGTGCCTGCCCAGCCGACTGACGAAAACCCTTCGGCGAATGTCGCGATGCGCGAGGAGGTCTGGCGACGATGAAATTGGGCACGCCGCGCCTGCGCGCGGAACCAAAGCTGGATCATCGTCGCCGAGATCGCCGCCAGTGCCGACCCGGCTGCCAGAACCAACGCGTGTCGAGGCGAAACCATCGCGAAAGCCAGGACGAATGGGGCGATGACAACTATGATCGCGCGCAAAACCGCCTCGACCTTTGCGCGTATGATGGTTGTCGCGGTCACCGGCGCGGTCGCCACCAGGTCGGGTGCATCCTCACCGGAAATGGCAAGCCAGGCCAGACCGCCGGCCAACTGCCCAGATGCCATCACCAGCACGGGGATGATCAGAACCAGCGCGTCCGTGCCGTGGCCATAACTCTTCCATAGCAATATCGCGGGTGGCAGCATGTAGAGCAGTTGCATCAGGCTTTGCGATATGAGCCAGGGATCGCGCAGCAACAATGTCCATTCCTTGCGGCGCAAGGCGTGTCCCGGCGACGTCAGACGAAACGACGCTGCCTTGCCTTGGCGGATCGAACCGCTCTCGCCAATGTTGGCGGTGAGCGCCGTGTAGTGCACGAAGCGCCATGAGAAAATTGCAATGGCGGCGGTGGCCAGAGCCACAGCACAGAAAAGGACCCAGGCCAGCCTCTCGCCGTCGCCAAGCGCGGCTCGCGCCGGCCACCACACCAGGCTGTCCTCGGGCGGTGAAAGCGCAATTACCCACTCGTCCCTCAAGACCGCCAACTGCGAGAGCGTGTCGGTCGTGAAGATAGCGATGACCTGCAGCGAGATGACGAACAGCGCGCCGACGACTGCGGCCACAAACTGGGCGGCAAAGCGCGTGCGCCGCGGGCCGACGACGTTGAACAAAAACGCGGTCAGCGTGATGGCCAGAGCAGCTGCAACGCACCCCGTCGAGAACACCACGCCATAGGCGGCCAGCCATTGAGCTCCCTGGCGCCAAGCTAAGACGTTGATGAAGGGCGATGCGATCAGCATCGCCATGGTGCCGATCGAAATCGCGATCATCGTCAGGCGCACGACAAAGACCCGCCGCAGCGCCACCGGGGATGAATGCAGCAATTCCAGATCGGCGCGGGCATACAGCACACGGGTCGCCGCTTCCATCGCCTGCGAGGTCATCAGGAAGAAATAGAGCAGCACACCGCTAGTCAGCAGTAGATAGTTGGCACGCAAAACGGGAAAATCGGCGGCGGTGAAACGTCCAATCACAAATAACGCAAAGGCATGCGCGAGCAGCACGCCGACTATCAAGAATATGCCTAACCTGCGCGAACGCTTCTTGTTGCCCGCAGTGAAGAGATAGAACCAGTCGCGCCAGGAGAGGCGCAATTCATGTGCCGCCAGCCAACCGATCGTTGCGGGATCGGCGCTCATGCCGCTTCGGCCACCAGAGCCAGGAAGGTATCTTCGAGGGTTCCCGCGCCATGGCCGGCCTGCCGCCGCAGCTGCTCGAAAGTGCCCTCGGCGATCAGCCTGCCCTTGGCAATGACTCCGATGCGTTCAGCCATGCGTTCGGCCACCTCCAGAATGTGCGTCGTCATTATGACCGTTGCGCCGGCATCGACGCGTTCGCGCAACACCCGCTTGACCTGACGTGCCGAGCCGGCATCAAGGCCGGTCAGCGGCTCGTCAAGGATGATGATTTCCGGGTCATGGACCAATGCTCCGGCCAACGCCACCTTCTGTCGCATGCCCTTCGAAAAGCCGCTGCAATGCGTGTGTGCATGCGGCGTCAGGTCCAGTAGATCGAACAGCTGCCTTGCCCGTTCCTGTGCCGTGCTTGCCTTGACGCTCCACAGACCGGCGACGAATTCGAGATACTCGAATGGCGTGAGCTTGTCGTAGATCATCGGTTCGTCCGATATCCAGGCAACGATGCGCTTGGCTTCGACCGGGCTTCGGAGCGCGTCGCGACCCGCAATGGTGATCGTTCCCGCATCCGGCAGGAGCAGCCCCGCGACCATGCGCAGCGTCGTTGTCTTTCCGGCGCCATTTGGGCCAAGAAGGCCGTAAAACTCGCCCGCCCTGACGGTCAGGTCGAGGCCAGCCACCGCAGGCTTGTCGAAGCTCTTGTAGAGTCCACGAATTTCGAGCGCGTTCGCAGTCGTCGTCTTATCGGCCATGGCAGTCTCCAATGGATGGAGTTGGTAGCCCGGCAACGGTTTCCCAGGGGTGAAGGCCGCATCCGTGCGTGAGACACCGTGTCCCATTGGTTAACGAACGGTCATCGGACCCCATGCCCGCCGATCATCCGGGCTAGGCTACCCTGGCAGGGTAGCGGATGAGCACGCTGCAGCGCTCGGTGTTGGCTGAGCATCTGTCTGGAGGCCTCGGCGCAGCCGGAGAACGGATCGCCATCCGATAGAATGCTTGCCACCTGGACCAAGGTCAGCTTTTCGAGATCATTCGCCGTTAAGCGGACAGTCAGCTATCGGCCCATAGCGGTCACAAAGCCTGGCTCACCCCTTCTCCCTCACCAGCCGCTCCAGCGCATCCACGATCAGGTCGCAGAACTTCGCATGGTCGAGCTTCATCGCCACGGTGTGGCGGAAGTCGGTCTGCTCGCTCGCCGTGCCGCCGAAATGGTGCATGCCGCCCATTTTCTCGAAATTGCAGACCGTCATGCCCTTGGTCCAGCGGCCGGCAAGCTCGACGCGGATGTCGGCCTTCTCGGTGGTGAAGACGGTTGGATCGATCATGGCGGCGACGCAGCAGGCGTCATGGATGGCGGGATATTCGATCTGCAGCAGGCCGCCATGCGTGGTCGCTATGAACGCCCAGATGTCGAGGATGAACTTGGCCATCGGGCCGCCGATGGCGCGCACCCTGTCCTGCAGGTCCGGGGTGGCCAGCGCCTGGTGGGTGAGGTCGAGCCCCACCATGGTGACGTCCCAATTGGCGCGGAACACCACGTCGGCGGCTTCCGGGTCGCCATAGACGTTGAACTCGGCGGCCGGCGTGATGTTGCCGCGCGTGTAGGCGCCGCCCATGGCGACGACCCGCTTCACGCGGCTGACGATGCGCGGGTCCTTGCGCACGGCGAGCGCGATGTTGGTGTAGGGGCCGACCGGCACCAGCGTGACCGTCTTCGGCTCATGCGCCATGACGGTGTCGATGATGAAGTCGATTGCGTGGCGCTTGTCGAGGTCGAACGAGGCGGGCGGCAGTACGGGGCCGTCGAGCCCGGTGTCGCCATGGATTTCGACGGCCAGCACCTGGTCGATGAGGAGCGGACCGGGCGAGCCCTTGGCCACCGGCACCTTGATGCCATAGGCGGTGCAGACGGACAGCGCGTTGCGCGTGGTGTTCTCGACATTGTGGTTGCCCGAAACCGTGGTGATGCCGAGCAGGTCGATATCAGGGTTGCCTGCCGCGAGCAGGATGGCGATGGCGTCGTCGTGCCCAGGATCGCAGTCGAGAATGATCTTTTCCATGGCGGGCACCTCCCTTGTCGGCCAAACCTGTCGCGACAAGAGACTGCCGCTCCGGGGCAGTCAAGGTTCTGGTGCTCGACCGATCCAGGCAGCAGCGTCGCCAGCACACACGCCGGTGGGAGCTGGTACTTGAACTGGTTCATGGCATAGTGTCAGCCGCTCGGAAAAGCAGGTGGCTTATCAATGACCGACAATACCGGCGGCGCGGGGACGCCCAAAGTCGCGGAGCGGCCGATCTCTGACATCCTTCTGAATCAGCGTTACCGCAACCATTTGATCGGATATTTTGAGTGGGTATCGTCCCATGAAGAGCAGCGAAAATATCAAGCCGCTGTTCCGAATGTTCGCATCCCGCACGAAGCTTTCAATCAATGGGGTGACTATGCGTCCGATGAAGTCCTCGAGCACTATGCTGAACCGGTGTTCTCCATCGACGAGCAGCAAGCACTTCGGGATTATCGCACTGTGTTGAACCGCGTATCTGATGATACGCCGAAAATGTTACCCCCGCTCGAGCAAGTGATAGGAACTGAGCCTTGGGAGCGGCTGAGACGTGCTGCGGCCAGAGCCTTGGAGGTTTTCATGCGCCGGGGGCCATTCGATTGGGAGGTCGAGCAATTCCCAGCGGTTTGAGACCCAACTGTTCCCTTAGGCCTTCCGCCTCTCGACCTCTGCCTTGCTCGGTAAGAACCGCTGGATCTGGGAACTTGTTCGAAGCCGATCCTGGATGGAGGAAGGGGGTGTGACATGGTGGATTCCGATCGGATCGACAGGCTGATCGCAGCGGTGCCTGAGGCCCTGGCGCTTCGCGCCGGGCTGGAGCTTGGCATCTTCACCCGGCTCGCTGGCGATGCGGCGACCGCCGACAGCCTCGGGGCGGCGCTCAACGTCGAGCCCGATCGTCTGTCGCGGCTCCTCTACGCGCTCGCCAGCATCCGTCTCCTCGATGTCAAGGATGGTCAATTTCGCAACGGGGCCGAAGCGTCCGCCTTCCTCGACGCGTCCAAGCCGGCCTATCGCGGCGGCGATCATGCGCTGCTGCGCGAGCTCTGGGGAGCCGACCTCTTGACCGCGGAGTCGCTGCGGCAGAGCCGGCCGGCAGCACTACACGACTTTTCCGAAGCGGGGCCTGAGTCCGCGGCGGCCTTCAGCCGCATGCTGGCACCGGGCGGGGTGATTTTCGGCCGAAACCTGGCCCGCGAGTTGGACCTCTCGGCGATCCGTTCGGTGATCGATATCGGCGGCGGCGCCGGAACCATTCTCGTCGGACTTCGCGAGCAACGACCGCAGATCGCGGCGACGCTGATGGAACTGCCGACGGTCGCGGCGGTCGCGCCAGATATCCTGGCGGAATATGGTGCCAGCGACGTGGTTGTCGAAGAAGGCGACATCACTGTCGCGCCATCGATCGGCCGGCACGATCTGGCGATCCTGAAGGCCGTCGTCCAAGTCCTTCCGCCGGACCAGGCACGCCGTTCGATCCTGAACGCGGCGCGTTGCCTCACGCAAGGAGGCGAGATCGCCATCGCGGGGTGGGGTGTCGTCGATGACGATCGCCTCGGCCCGCCCGAAGGGGTCTTTCTCAACCTCACCTTCCTGAACCTCTATCGCCACGGCGAATCCTATACGGAAGGCCAGTATCGCGCGTGGATGACCGAGGCTGGATTGCGGGACATTTCCAGGTCGCGGCTAAGCGACGGCACCACCTTGTTTCGTGGGCGCCTCGGCTGACGATCAGAGTGGCCATGGAGTTGGTCGCCTGAAGGTGCGGCCCTCTCACCCCTTCCGCTTCTCCACCTCCGCCTTCCTCAGCAGGAACCGCTGGATCTTGCCGCTTGGCGTCTTCGGCAGTTCCGCGACGAAATCGATCTCGCGCGGATAGGCGTGGGCCGAGAGCCGCTTGCGGACATGCTGCGCCAGCTCCTCGGCCAACTCCGGACTGCCCTTGTATGCGGGCGCCAGGATGACGAAGGCCTTGACGATTTCGGTGCGCTGCGGGTCGGGCACGCCGACCACGGCAGCTTCGTTGACGGCGGGATGTTCGATGAGCGCGCTTTCGACATCGAAGGGGCCGATGCGGTAGCCGGACGAGGTGATGACGTCATCGGCGCGGCCGATGAAGGAGACTGAGCCGTCCGGCTCGTATTCCACCGTGTCGCCGGTGCGGTAATAGCCATCCACAATCGCTGGCGTCTGCTCCTGATGGTAGCCGTCGAACCAGCGCAGCGGCGAATTGGCGATGTCCACGGCGAGGATGCCGGGCTGGTTGGGGCCGAGCTCGCGGCCTTCGTCGTCGAGCACCACCATGCGGTAGCCCGGCATGGCGAAACCGGCCGAGCCCGTGCGAACGGTGTGCGCGAGGCCATGATGGTTGTTGACCATCATGCCGTTCTCGGTCTGGCCGTAATGGTCGTGGATCGGCGCGGCGAGATGGGCGTCGAACCAGCGGATCACTTCCGGGTTGAGCGGCTCGCCGGCGCTGCTCACCACGCGCAGCCGGCCCTTGATGCGCGCGGCGGCCTCCGGCCCTTCGGCGAGCAGCAGACGGAAGGCGGTCGGCGAACCGGCAAGGCTGGTGACGCCGAGCCGCTCGATGACCTCATAGGTGCTTTTGGCGGTGAAGGCGCCCTCGTTGAAGGTGGTGGCGATGCCGAGCAGCAGTGGACCGGTGATGGCGTAATAGAGGCCGTAGGCCCAGCCGGCATCGGCGATGTTCCAGAAGATGTCGTCGGGGCGCAGCCCGATCGCATCGCGCATATAGGCGCCGAAAGCGAGCAGCGCGCTGAGCGGCACCGGCACGCCCTTGGGCAGGCCAGTCGTGCCCGAGGTCGACATCATCATGAACAGGTCGTCGCCCTGGCGCATCACCGGTTCGCAATCGGGGGAGGCGGCGGCGAGGGCGGCGCGGAAATCGATGTCGCCTTGGGGCAAGGCATCGCCGGCGCCAAGAATGATGGTGATCGGCGGTCCGTTCTCGATCTCGTCCAGCTTGCTGCGATTGGCCGGGTTGGTCACCACCAGTTTTGCGCCGCTGTAGCCGAGGCGATGCTCGATGGCCTTCGGGCCGAAGGCGGTGAACAGCGGCTGGTAGACGGCGCCGATGCGCCAGGTGCCGAGGATGAGCGCCACCAGTTCGGGAATGCGCGGCAGCATGCCGGCCACGACATCGCCGGGACCGACGCCGGTTGCCTTCAGGAGATTGGCGACGCGGCCCGACATATCGGCGAGGTCGTCGAAACTGAACTGCCTTAGTTCGCCACTGGCCGAGATCGCGCGCAGCGCCAGCCGGTTCTGGCCGGTATGGCGGCCGCAGCATTCGATATAGGCGTTTATGCCGGTCGCCGGGTCGCCGTCGAGCCTGGTGATTTCATCCTCGATGCGAAAGTTCGAAACGGCGTCCTCGTAGCGCGGCAAGCCGGTCATATCAGTCCTCCCTGGCGGCGCCCCATCTCCCCATGGCGCGCTGTCGCGGCAACAATGACATCAGTTCGCGCCGATGGGCAACGGCGGAGCCGTCGCTAAAGATCCGCCTCGGCGAAGATGCGCGCTGCCCAGTCGAGGAAGACGCGCAGCCGGGGCGAGAGCTGCCGGTTCTGCGGGTAGAGCGCCGACAGCGGCGTGGGTGAGGGCGGATAGCCGGCCAGCACTTCGACCAGCGTGCCATCGGCGAGGTCCTTCTCGAAGCGATAGCGGGGCGCCTGGATGAGGCCGAGGCCAAGCCGCGCGAGGTCGGCGGCGGTGTCGGAATTGTTGGCGGCGACGCGGCCCGGTAGCCGGATCTCGCGCGTCTTGCCGCCGATGGTGAATTCGAAGGGCAGCACCTCGCCGGTGCGCGAGGAGACGAAGCCGATTGCCTGATGGCCATCGAGCGCATCGGGGGAGGCGGGAGTGCCGTGGCGAGAGAGATAGGCGGGACTGGCGCAAGTCATCTCGCGGATCATGGCGAGCCGCCGCATGATCATGCCGCTGTCGGGCGGTTCGCCGACGCGGATGACGCAATCGACGCCCTCGCGCACGAGGTCGACCAGCCGGTCGCTCTGGCCGATCTGCAGATCGATGCGCGGATAACGGGCCAAGAACTCCGGCAGGCGCGGCAAAAGGAAGGTGCGGGTGAGCAGCGTGCTGGCGTCGATGCGCAGCAGGCCGAAGGGCTCTGCCTTGCGGAAGGCGGCTTCCGCATCCTCGATCTCGGCCAGGATCGACAGGCAGCGCCGGTAATAGGCCTCGC
Protein-coding regions in this window:
- a CDS encoding nucleoside hydrolase; translated protein: MEKIILDCDPGHDDAIAILLAAGNPDIDLLGITTVSGNHNVENTTRNALSVCTAYGIKVPVAKGSPGPLLIDQVLAVEIHGDTGLDGPVLPPASFDLDKRHAIDFIIDTVMAHEPKTVTLVPVGPYTNIALAVRKDPRIVSRVKRVVAMGGAYTRGNITPAAEFNVYGDPEAADVVFRANWDVTMVGLDLTHQALATPDLQDRVRAIGGPMAKFILDIWAFIATTHGGLLQIEYPAIHDACCVAAMIDPTVFTTEKADIRVELAGRWTKGMTVCNFEKMGGMHHFGGTASEQTDFRHTVAMKLDHAKFCDLIVDALERLVREKG
- a CDS encoding acyl-CoA synthetase, whose product is MTGLPRYEDAVSNFRIEDEITRLDGDPATGINAYIECCGRHTGQNRLALRAISASGELRQFSFDDLADMSGRVANLLKATGVGPGDVVAGMLPRIPELVALILGTWRIGAVYQPLFTAFGPKAIEHRLGYSGAKLVVTNPANRSKLDEIENGPPITIILGAGDALPQGDIDFRAALAAASPDCEPVMRQGDDLFMMMSTSGTTGLPKGVPVPLSALLAFGAYMRDAIGLRPDDIFWNIADAGWAYGLYYAITGPLLLGIATTFNEGAFTAKSTYEVIERLGVTSLAGSPTAFRLLLAEGPEAAARIKGRLRVVSSAGEPLNPEVIRWFDAHLAAPIHDHYGQTENGMMVNNHHGLAHTVRTGSAGFAMPGYRMVVLDDEGRELGPNQPGILAVDIANSPLRWFDGYHQEQTPAIVDGYYRTGDTVEYEPDGSVSFIGRADDVITSSGYRIGPFDVESALIEHPAVNEAAVVGVPDPQRTEIVKAFVILAPAYKGSPELAEELAQHVRKRLSAHAYPREIDFVAELPKTPSGKIQRFLLRKAEVEKRKG
- a CDS encoding methyltransferase, which codes for MVDSDRIDRLIAAVPEALALRAGLELGIFTRLAGDAATADSLGAALNVEPDRLSRLLYALASIRLLDVKDGQFRNGAEASAFLDASKPAYRGGDHALLRELWGADLLTAESLRQSRPAALHDFSEAGPESAAAFSRMLAPGGVIFGRNLARELDLSAIRSVIDIGGGAGTILVGLREQRPQIAATLMELPTVAAVAPDILAEYGASDVVVEEGDITVAPSIGRHDLAILKAVVQVLPPDQARRSILNAARCLTQGGEIAIAGWGVVDDDRLGPPEGVFLNLTFLNLYRHGESYTEGQYRAWMTEAGLRDISRSRLSDGTTLFRGRLG
- a CDS encoding ABC transporter ATP-binding protein → MADKTTTANALEIRGLYKSFDKPAVAGLDLTVRAGEFYGLLGPNGAGKTTTLRMVAGLLLPDAGTITIAGRDALRSPVEAKRIVAWISDEPMIYDKLTPFEYLEFVAGLWSVKASTAQERARQLFDLLDLTPHAHTHCSGFSKGMRQKVALAGALVHDPEIIILDEPLTGLDAGSARQVKRVLRERVDAGATVIMTTHILEVAERMAERIGVIAKGRLIAEGTFEQLRRQAGHGAGTLEDTFLALVAEAA
- a CDS encoding LysR family transcriptional regulator, encoding MDRLDTMRLFVRVLERRSFTAAAADLGLPRSTATEAIRRLEEHLGARLLERTTRQVNATQDGEAYYRRCLSILAEIEDAEAAFRKAEPFGLLRIDASTLLTRTFLLPRLPEFLARYPRIDLQIGQSDRLVDLVREGVDCVIRVGEPPDSGMIMRRLAMIREMTCASPAYLSRHGTPASPDALDGHQAIGFVSSRTGEVLPFEFTIGGKTREIRLPGRVAANNSDTAADLARLGLGLIQAPRYRFEKDLADGTLVEVLAGYPPSPTPLSALYPQNRQLSPRLRVFLDWAARIFAEADL